The following proteins come from a genomic window of Geothrix edaphica:
- a CDS encoding nitric-oxide reductase large subunit, with protein sequence MKARWWLVLLVLLAGFGVLGLGGRQIAQNAPPIPQRVVAEDGTQLVGPGQILEGQVSYLGHGGQHIGSIWGHGAYLAPDWSAKALHQWAAHTLDGVKAQGVSMADAKASTVSVFQNNRYESSTGTLTLGAAQAAAYLKTRAELAKIAVEGDKDAAIPARWIPTAQEGERVADFWLWTAWSAAARRPGADHSYTQNWPQEPLVGNTITPISHLWSILSIILLILGVGLMVWHHATQPAEEFPDPKPIPPAPATPSQRWSAIYFAVAMALFLVQIGMGVMTAHDAVEGNGLYGLDLSHILPYAASRTWHLQLAVFWIATCWLATGLYLGPKLSAKEPKGQWLGVAGLLAALVVVVVGALAGAHQAIVGKLSGSFMLGHQGYEYVELGRLWQILLTLGMVIWLVLVLRSLLPALKGEKGRLGLLKLFVLSAIAIPLFYSAGFMYTRETHIAMAEYWRWWVVHLWVEGFFEVFATVAIALLSTRMGLLRESTALRAVSLSMGLFLGSGVIGTFHHLYYTGSPASIAALGSVFSALEIVPLTIVGFEIAMSLKAGRALGSGYEWPFKFFAAVCFWNLLGAGVFGMLINPPSVLYFGQGLNTTPIHSHAALFGVYGFLAISLMLFALRGMTPDKAWDEKWLKWGFWGLNLGLVLMLALSLIPSGFYQVAQSLEHGTWYARSAEVVQSPLMRAFTWLRMPGDTLFGLGALAVIIFTFKAVIGAWNWRTAEETRPAREEVDGAPAFALNED encoded by the coding sequence ATGAAAGCAAGGTGGTGGCTGGTGTTGCTGGTGCTCCTCGCGGGCTTCGGCGTGCTGGGATTGGGCGGCAGGCAGATCGCCCAGAACGCGCCTCCCATCCCGCAGCGGGTGGTGGCGGAGGACGGCACCCAGCTGGTGGGACCCGGCCAGATCCTGGAAGGCCAGGTGAGCTACCTTGGCCACGGCGGCCAGCACATTGGTTCCATCTGGGGTCACGGGGCTTACCTGGCGCCGGACTGGTCCGCCAAGGCCCTGCACCAGTGGGCTGCGCACACCCTTGACGGCGTGAAGGCCCAGGGGGTCTCCATGGCCGACGCCAAGGCCAGCACCGTATCCGTATTTCAGAATAATAGGTATGAATCATCCACGGGCACGCTGACCCTCGGCGCCGCCCAGGCCGCCGCCTACCTGAAGACCCGCGCCGAGCTGGCGAAGATCGCCGTGGAAGGCGACAAGGATGCGGCCATTCCTGCCCGGTGGATCCCCACGGCGCAGGAGGGCGAGCGGGTGGCCGACTTCTGGCTGTGGACGGCCTGGTCCGCCGCGGCCCGCCGTCCCGGCGCGGACCACAGCTACACCCAGAACTGGCCCCAGGAGCCCCTCGTGGGCAACACCATCACGCCCATCAGCCACCTCTGGAGCATCCTCTCCATCATCCTGCTGATCCTGGGCGTGGGTCTCATGGTCTGGCATCACGCCACCCAGCCGGCTGAGGAGTTCCCGGATCCCAAGCCCATTCCCCCGGCTCCGGCCACTCCCAGCCAGCGCTGGTCCGCCATCTACTTCGCCGTGGCCATGGCCCTGTTCCTGGTCCAGATCGGCATGGGCGTCATGACGGCCCACGACGCGGTGGAAGGCAACGGGCTCTACGGTCTGGATCTGTCGCACATCCTGCCCTATGCGGCCTCCCGCACCTGGCACCTGCAGCTGGCCGTCTTCTGGATCGCCACCTGCTGGCTGGCCACGGGCCTCTACCTGGGGCCCAAGCTTAGCGCCAAGGAGCCCAAGGGCCAGTGGCTCGGCGTCGCCGGCCTGCTGGCGGCCCTGGTCGTGGTCGTCGTCGGCGCCCTCGCCGGCGCGCACCAGGCCATCGTGGGCAAGCTCTCCGGCTCCTTCATGCTGGGCCACCAGGGCTATGAATATGTGGAGCTGGGCCGCCTCTGGCAGATCCTGCTCACCCTGGGCATGGTCATCTGGCTGGTGCTGGTGCTGCGCTCGCTGCTGCCCGCCCTGAAGGGCGAGAAGGGTCGCCTGGGCCTGCTCAAGCTCTTCGTGCTGTCGGCCATCGCCATTCCGCTCTTCTACTCCGCGGGCTTCATGTACACCCGCGAGACCCACATCGCCATGGCCGAATACTGGCGCTGGTGGGTGGTCCACCTCTGGGTGGAGGGCTTCTTCGAGGTCTTCGCCACCGTCGCCATCGCGCTGCTCTCCACCCGCATGGGCCTGCTGCGCGAGAGCACCGCGCTGCGCGCCGTGAGCCTCTCCATGGGCCTGTTCCTGGGCAGCGGCGTCATCGGCACCTTCCACCACCTCTACTACACGGGCTCGCCAGCCTCCATCGCGGCCCTGGGCTCCGTGTTCAGCGCCCTGGAGATCGTGCCCCTCACCATCGTGGGCTTCGAGATCGCCATGAGCCTGAAGGCCGGCCGCGCCCTCGGCAGCGGCTACGAGTGGCCCTTCAAGTTCTTCGCGGCGGTCTGCTTCTGGAACCTGCTGGGTGCCGGCGTCTTCGGCATGCTCATCAACCCGCCCTCCGTGCTCTACTTCGGCCAGGGCCTCAACACCACGCCCATCCACAGCCACGCCGCGCTCTTCGGAGTCTACGGCTTCCTGGCGATCTCCCTCATGCTCTTCGCCCTGCGCGGCATGACGCCGGACAAGGCCTGGGACGAGAAGTGGCTGAAGTGGGGCTTCTGGGGCCTGAACCTGGGTCTGGTCCTGATGCTGGCGCTGTCCCTGATCCCCAGCGGCTTCTACCAGGTCGCCCAGAGTCTCGAGCACGGCACCTGGTATGCCCGCAGCGCCGAGGTGGTGCAGTCGCCCCTGATGCGCGCCTTCACCTGGCTGCGCATGCCCGGCGACACGCTCTTCGGCCTCGGCGCCCTTGCCGTGATCATCTTCACCTTCAAGGCCGTCATCGGCGCCTGGAACTGGAGGACCGCCGAGGAAACCCGACCCGCCCGTGAAGAAGTGGATGGCGCCCCTGCCTTCGCCCTGAACGAGGACTGA
- a CDS encoding ATP-binding protein — translation MAHPALLPVVLTCNTDLRFIDLIQVVGAEFLKHLSFTQEDGERLWLAIQEGIANAMRHGNKLDRDKPVKVTFTPKTDRFEIRIEDRGPGVDLEALPDPNLPENLLKPGGRGVFFMRQVMDEVHMERHPAGSTLVLVKARKVREAHA, via the coding sequence ATGGCCCATCCCGCCCTCCTGCCCGTCGTCCTCACCTGCAACACGGACCTGCGCTTCATCGACCTCATCCAGGTGGTGGGCGCGGAGTTCCTGAAGCACCTCAGCTTCACCCAGGAGGACGGCGAGCGACTGTGGCTGGCGATCCAGGAGGGCATCGCCAACGCCATGCGCCACGGCAACAAGCTGGACCGGGACAAGCCCGTGAAGGTGACCTTCACCCCCAAGACCGACCGCTTCGAGATCCGCATCGAGGATCGCGGCCCCGGCGTGGATCTGGAGGCCCTGCCCGATCCGAACCTGCCCGAGAACCTGCTGAAGCCGGGCGGCCGGGGCGTCTTCTTCATGCGCCAGGTCATGGACGAGGTGCACATGGAGCGCCATCCCGCGGGCTCCACCCTGGTGCTGGTGAAGGCCCGGAAAGTGCGGGAAGCCCACGCATGA
- a CDS encoding cation transporter produces MNGVDWRRRALWLAGFTIAYNLLEGLVSMAFGWADDSVALFGFGADSFIEVASALLVLWKLLDHGNLERERKATRGIGRLFLGLALGIAGGAILQLTARTHPPTTVPGLVISALSLAFMVFLWRAKLKTARALDSATVAADAACSRACIQLSLVLFAGSLLFLLFPALWWVDAAAALALAFLIGKEGLGMVRAANSDCFTGGCGCGH; encoded by the coding sequence ATGAACGGCGTGGACTGGCGCCGCCGGGCGCTCTGGCTGGCGGGGTTCACGATCGCCTACAACCTGCTGGAAGGCCTGGTGTCCATGGCCTTCGGCTGGGCGGACGACTCGGTCGCCCTCTTCGGCTTCGGCGCCGACAGCTTCATCGAAGTGGCCTCGGCCCTGCTCGTGCTCTGGAAGCTGCTGGACCACGGCAACCTCGAGCGGGAAAGGAAGGCCACGCGCGGCATCGGCCGCCTGTTCCTGGGCCTGGCCCTGGGCATCGCCGGGGGGGCCATCCTCCAGCTCACGGCCCGCACCCACCCGCCCACCACGGTGCCCGGACTCGTCATCTCGGCGCTCTCCCTGGCCTTCATGGTCTTCCTGTGGCGCGCCAAGCTGAAGACGGCCAGGGCCCTGGACAGCGCCACCGTGGCCGCCGACGCGGCCTGCAGCCGGGCCTGCATCCAGCTCTCCTTGGTGCTCTTCGCGGGCAGCCTGCTCTTCCTGCTCTTCCCCGCCCTCTGGTGGGTGGATGCGGCGGCCGCCCTGGCCCTGGCGTTCCTCATCGGGAAGGAAGGGCTTGGCATGGTCCGCGCCGCGAACAGCGACTGCTTCACCGGTGGGTGCGGCTGTGGGCACTAG
- a CDS encoding DUF190 domain-containing protein translates to MKGTYLTFFVQEDRTHHGILVYEWLLKEARRLGLKGGTAFKAIAGFGRHGLIHADHFIELAGDLPVEVTFMATEEEAVRLIAFIEQEGQSMFYIRVPAECGFINQQVRS, encoded by the coding sequence ATGAAGGGCACCTACCTGACCTTCTTCGTCCAGGAAGACCGGACCCACCACGGGATCCTGGTCTATGAGTGGCTGCTGAAGGAGGCCCGCAGGCTCGGCCTCAAAGGGGGCACCGCCTTCAAGGCCATCGCCGGTTTCGGCCGCCACGGCCTCATCCACGCGGACCACTTCATCGAACTGGCGGGCGACCTGCCTGTGGAAGTGACCTTCATGGCCACGGAGGAAGAGGCGGTGCGCCTGATCGCCTTCATCGAGCAGGAAGGGCAGTCCATGTTCTACATCCGCGTGCCCGCCGAGTGCGGCTTCATCAACCAGCAGGTGCGGTCCTAG
- the crcB gene encoding fluoride efflux transporter CrcB encodes MAIYSFLAVGIGAALGAWLRWGLGALLNPMLPSLPLGTLAANLLGGYLVGVAVAVFTQHPGLAPEARLLIITGFLGGLTTFSTFSAEAVHLLTRGEYAWAAGHMAVHLAGSLSMTLLGLLTVKAFVKA; translated from the coding sequence ATGGCTATCTATTCGTTTCTGGCGGTGGGCATCGGCGCGGCTCTGGGCGCGTGGCTGCGCTGGGGCCTGGGCGCCCTGCTGAATCCCATGCTCCCGTCGCTTCCGCTCGGAACCCTGGCGGCGAACCTGCTGGGGGGCTACCTTGTGGGCGTGGCCGTGGCCGTGTTCACCCAGCATCCGGGACTGGCGCCTGAAGCGAGGCTCCTCATCATCACGGGCTTCCTGGGAGGACTCACCACGTTCTCCACCTTCTCGGCGGAGGCGGTCCACCTGCTGACCCGCGGCGAGTACGCCTGGGCCGCCGGCCACATGGCCGTCCACCTGGCGGGTTCCCTGTCCATGACCCTGCTGGGGCTGCTGACGGTGAAGGCGTTCGTGAAAGCCTGA
- a CDS encoding divergent polysaccharide deacetylase family protein — protein MPRLALVIDDLGYMQPELVTRLCSLPVSFSVAVLPYQEFTRDSADIAHRLGKEVMLHLPMEPIGYPGPGRDPGPNAILYNLPEPEVRRRVRMALDGIPHRVGVNNHMGSRITPDRTRMGWVLQELKARKLFFVDSRTEKDSVAYDVAEQLGIPAVQRKVFLDDDKAFPEMEKQWDRALKLAEKEGSVLIIGHIYPETVEALEKLVPRSKGQVRFVKASELAK, from the coding sequence TTGCCCCGCCTCGCCCTCGTCATCGACGACCTCGGCTACATGCAGCCGGAGCTGGTGACGCGGCTGTGCAGTCTGCCCGTGTCCTTCAGTGTGGCCGTGCTGCCCTATCAGGAGTTCACCCGGGACAGCGCGGACATCGCGCATCGCCTCGGCAAGGAGGTCATGCTGCACCTGCCCATGGAGCCCATCGGCTACCCGGGGCCGGGCCGCGATCCGGGGCCCAACGCCATCCTCTACAACCTGCCGGAGCCCGAGGTCCGCCGCCGCGTGCGCATGGCCCTGGACGGCATCCCCCACCGCGTGGGCGTGAACAACCACATGGGCAGCCGCATCACGCCCGACCGCACGCGCATGGGCTGGGTGCTCCAGGAGCTCAAGGCCCGCAAGCTCTTCTTCGTGGACAGCCGCACAGAGAAGGACAGCGTGGCCTATGACGTCGCCGAGCAGCTCGGCATCCCCGCCGTCCAGCGGAAGGTCTTCCTGGATGACGACAAGGCCTTCCCCGAGATGGAGAAGCAGTGGGACCGGGCCCTCAAGCTCGCGGAGAAGGAAGGTTCGGTGCTCATCATCGGGCACATCTACCCTGAGACCGTGGAGGCCCTGGAGAAGCTGGTGCCCCGCAGCAAGGGCCAGGTGCGCTTCGTGAAGGCGAGTGAACTCGCCAAGTGA
- a CDS encoding S41 family peptidase translates to MHARTWLSVFSFPLVAAFTLPVIQQGEQAKAQPKPGVKAPPQDPLAGMSDIQDVLALVQQNYVDPPDMEKVVSGGIQAVLERSHPMNSYLSAEDLRLPDPGPAEAGLVVLKRGIYAAVLAVTPSGPAAKAGIQPGDVIRKVDGDSVGRLSAWALERRLSGLDGATLDLYRYNATGDLTKTSLKLQRLPKPAVALKPGTGALMVSLPDLNPGRAEELKKVLAAVDHSQTLVLDLRQCVKGSVEEAAAVAGLLGAKGSLGTLQEAGKPDRAIAVVGTGTPFARLALLVGRSTLGVPEVLAACLKKGGVRTFGEKTPGLGVERSRFLLKQGGAVELVSRRWMGLGGEKLDRQGVAPDQTLKLADSDDALAKVLTALQSPAPAPAPVQKAS, encoded by the coding sequence ATGCATGCGCGTACCTGGCTCTCGGTGTTCTCCTTCCCCCTCGTGGCCGCCTTCACCCTGCCGGTGATCCAGCAGGGGGAGCAGGCCAAGGCCCAACCCAAACCGGGCGTGAAGGCCCCGCCCCAGGATCCCCTCGCGGGCATGTCCGACATCCAGGATGTGCTGGCCCTGGTGCAGCAGAACTACGTGGACCCCCCCGACATGGAGAAGGTGGTGTCCGGCGGCATCCAGGCGGTTCTGGAGCGCTCGCACCCCATGAATTCCTATCTGTCGGCCGAGGACCTCCGGTTGCCGGACCCCGGCCCCGCCGAGGCTGGCCTGGTGGTCCTGAAGCGGGGCATCTATGCCGCGGTGCTGGCGGTGACGCCCAGCGGCCCCGCCGCCAAGGCGGGCATCCAGCCGGGCGACGTGATCCGCAAGGTGGATGGGGATTCCGTGGGCCGCCTCAGCGCCTGGGCCCTGGAGCGCCGCCTGTCCGGGCTGGATGGGGCCACGCTGGATCTCTACCGCTACAACGCCACGGGGGACCTCACCAAGACCAGCCTGAAGCTGCAGCGGCTGCCGAAGCCCGCTGTGGCCCTCAAGCCGGGGACCGGCGCCCTGATGGTCTCGCTGCCGGACCTGAATCCCGGGCGCGCCGAGGAGCTGAAGAAGGTGCTGGCCGCGGTGGACCACAGCCAGACCCTGGTGCTGGACCTGCGCCAGTGCGTGAAGGGCTCGGTCGAGGAGGCCGCCGCCGTGGCGGGCCTGCTGGGCGCCAAAGGCTCCCTCGGCACCCTCCAGGAAGCCGGGAAACCGGACCGGGCCATCGCCGTGGTCGGCACGGGCACCCCCTTCGCGCGCCTGGCGCTCCTGGTGGGGCGCTCGACCCTGGGCGTTCCCGAAGTGCTGGCCGCCTGCCTGAAGAAGGGCGGCGTCCGGACCTTCGGCGAGAAGACGCCCGGCCTGGGCGTGGAGCGGAGCCGCTTCCTCCTGAAGCAGGGTGGGGCCGTGGAGCTGGTGTCCCGCCGCTGGATGGGCCTCGGTGGCGAGAAGCTGGACCGCCAGGGCGTGGCCCCGGACCAGACGCTGAAATTGGCGGACTCGGACGATGCCCTGGCCAAGGTGCTGACGGCCCTGCAGTCTCCCGCGCCTGCGCCGGCCCCTGTGCAGAAGGCCTCCTAG